The sequence CCATCGCTGCGCCAGTCAAGGCAGTGCAAAATAAGCGCCATGGATGACATTGTTAAACAAGCGATTGCCAAGTGGCCCAACGTTCCCGACTGCTATGGCTGGCTCGGGCTGGATGCGCGCGGCAACTGGTACATGCGCGACGACCGGGCGCAATCCGCAGGGCCTTTTGCGCTGGTGGGCGATGCCGACCGCCACGCGGCCAGCAAGGGCTCGCTGCTGAAGCACGACAAGCTGATCGACTTCATCCAGCGCAATTACGAGAGCGATGCCAGCGGACGCTGGTTTTTCCAGAACGGGCCGCAGCGCGTGTATGTCGAGCTTGAAGCCACGCCCTTCATCTGGCGGGTCCATGCGGCAGCCGGTTTTTCGGTCACGGCGCACACCGGCCAGCCGGCACGCGTCCAGCGCTGCGTGCTGGACGAAGACGGCCGGCTTTACCTTGAAACCGATCTGGGCTTTGGCCTGGTGCACACGCAGGACATGATGTATGCAGCCGATGCTGTCGAGCAGGGTTTGTGGGTTCCGCAAGAGTTCCCGGCTGCTGACTTGCCCGCCCGTTTTGGCTATGTGCGCACTCCCAGAGCGCTACAAAATACATAGCCTGCTATGCCCGTGCTGCTTGCGCAATCTCCTGTTTTTATTGAATTTTCATGAAAAAAAGCCGGTCATTGACCGGCTTTTTCTGGAAAGGCGGTTGCCGAGCCTTATTTGACCGCGCTCACCATGTAAACAACGGCCAAGTGGATGTCTGCGTCAGAGGCGGCAGAGCCCCCCTTGGGCGGCATGGCGCCCTTGCCTTTGATGGCGCTGGCTGTCAACGCGTCAACGCCGGTCTGGATGCGCGGAGCCCAGGCGGCCTTGTCGCCAAACTTGGGCGCACCGGCCACGCCTGCGCCGTGGCAGGCGAAGCAAGCCTGTTTGTACAGCGCCTCGCCAGCGCCTGTGTCGGTTGCGGCAACCTTGGCAGTTGCTGCCGGCGCGGTCGCTGCGGCAGGTGTCGCTGCAACTGCGGTAACCGGAGCTGCTGCTGGCGTGGCGGCCGCAGCATCAGCCGCTGGCGCATCAGCCGCGCCGGCGGCAGGCACGGCAGGTTCGGCAAACTTGCCGCCTGCGGCTGTGGTCATGTACACCACGGCGCGGCCGATTTCGATATCCTGAAAGTCTCCGCCGCTCTGCGCAGCCATGGCGCCCTTGCCCTTGAGCGCGGAATGCAGCAGTGCGTCATAGCCGGTGGAGATACGGGGCGCCCAGGCTGCCGCATCGCCGAACTTGGGAGAGCCTGCCGCGCCTGTGCCGTGGCAAGCAATGCACTGGCCTTTATAGACTTCTTCGCCTGTCCTCAGGGGGCGGTTGGCATCGCGGATTTCAACCATGCCAACTTTCTGGATACGCTCGGCCACAGCCCGTTCTGCGTCATCAGCGCCGGCCAGCGGTTTATCGGCCGAGGCGACGTAATAAACCAGCCCGATAATTGCAAAAACAGGAACAACGAAAGAGAAAAAAACAGCCGCCAGCAGTTGTTTGGGGGTTTTAATCGGGCCCGTGTGGGCTTCTGCGTGGGCCGTGGTGTGATCGTTTGCGCTCATTGCGTCCTCAAAAAACTGAACATCGGGGGACTGTTGCGGGCTGCTTCAGCATCGGCGCATTATAGCGGGGGCCTTGAAAATTCTGATCAGGCCGGACTGGCTGATAGAATCCGGGATTGATGCGCGGTATGGGTTGTTCCAGCCGCTCAATTGCATCAAAGTCCACGTCCCGGACTTTGGCGCAAGTCGTTGTTCAGCGTTGCGGCTGTAGCTCAGTGGATAGAGTATTGGCCTCCGAAGCCAAGGGTCGTGGGTTCGATCCCCGCCAGCCGCACCATTCATGCATTGCCACGGGTTTTCCGTCTTTGACGGTGCATGATCCGTCATTCGCACCCTCTGAAACTTTGACGCAAGTTTCAACCCGACATGAATTCCTGTTTCTTCATTGACACTGCCGCTTATTGGGCTTTCCGGGCGGCCGGATATGCATTGCTCAACCTGGGCGAAGATGCTGCGCTCATTGCCTTCATGTTCTGCTGAACCGCAGTTCTGGACGAGTCCAGACTGCGGCAGCCAGGCGGCGGCTTGTCAGAAGGACTGCCGCTGGTCTCTCATCAGGCCTTCTTGGCCCAGGCGCTGCACCAGGCTTTAGCCCCGACCTGCTTGCCGGCAAACAGCGGACAAGCACCCGCTGCATCGGTCGGCTTGCCTTGGTAAAGCGCGCAATTGGCGCATTGCTGGCCGGCGGCGTATTTTGGGTATTTGGCCTTGTCGGCTTTGGTGGCGTCGCTCTTGTAGCCCAGCGCAACGGCCTGCGGGTCGCTATCCTGCACCAGCGGTGCCGGGGCTTGCGCTTGGGCCAGACGTGTCGTGGCCAGAATACCCGCGCTCATGACGGATTGAATGACAAAGGTTCTACGGTTCGATTTCATGTGGGTTCTCAATTATTAACATTGGACCTGGCCAGACGCGGCAAAAATTAAACAGCCGCATCGACAAAGCATCAATCCGCTCATGCAGCCCCGACGGAGTAGCCTCGGATCAAAACCCGGCCATGTCCCGGTTTTCCAAGCCAATATAGGCAAAATCGAGTTTACAGCCAGGCATTGCCCCGTGGCCAGCCAGTGCATCGCATTCCGTGACAAAGCGCAAACTGTCTTCACAAAAGCATTGCTGGATCCACCAGTTGCCATCCGCCTTTCAGCAGGAAAGTTAAAACAAGGCAATGATTTTTGCTACTAAATTAGTAGCTAACTATGCATGTGTGGTATGCGCTAAAGGCTGTTTTTATTTAAAATTTACTTCTGCCATAAGTGGCGCTCTCGACACTCTCGCAGCCATGCGGCACAGCCGTTGATGCTTCAGGAAACCCGTCATCCCTGTGGAATTAGCGGCTGGCTGGATGTGCGGCTTTTCAGCTGCGGCTATGCTTGCGGGCCACCTTGACAGAGTCCGGTCTTGCCGCGAGCATGCAGCATCTTTCTTTCCATCCGGGTGACTTTGTGCCAAGTCATTTTTTTCCAAGCTAACGAGGGTTTCATCATGAAGAGACATTTCCTGCGCACCATTCCAGCGCTGATTGCCCTGTCGGTTTCGCCGCTGTTCGCGGCAGCGCAGGCTGCTTGGCCGGCCAAGCCCATCACGCTGGTGTCTCCTTATGCCCCGGGCGGCACCACCGACCTGCTGGCGCGCCTGCTGGCGTCCAAGCTGCAAGGCGTGCTTGGCCAGACCGTCATCGTCGAGAACAAGGGCGGCGCGGGCGGCAACATCGGCACCGACTATGTGTCCAAGTCCAAACCGGACGGCTACACGTTTTTGGTGGCGTCGAGCGGTCCGCTGGTAATTGCGCCTTCGCTCTATCCGAAACTGCCCTACCAGCCCAACCTGGATTTCACGCCGGTCGCGCCGCTGGCCAGTGCCGCCTTCGTGATCGCCGTCAATCCCGGCTCGGGATTGACCAGCGTCAAGGACATCATCGCCAAGGCCAAGGCCGGCAACCTGTCCTTTGCGTCGGCAGGCTCGGGCACGCCGCAGCACATCATCGGTGAAATGTTCAATGTCCAGGCGGGCGTGAAGATCCAGCACATTCCGTACAAAGGCTCGGGTCCGGCGATGAACGACCTGGTGGGTGGCCAGGTTCCCATGACGTTCGAGAACCCCGTTCCCATCATGCCGCAGGTCAAGGCGGGCAAGCTCAAGGTGCTGGCGGTGACCAGCGCCAAACGCTCGGCGGCGTTCCCCGACATTCCGACCGTCTCGGAACTGGGGCTCAAGGGCTTTGATGCACAGCCCTGGTATGGCGTTCTTGGCCCGGCCGGCGTTCCTGCGGAAGTCGTTGAGCGGATGAACAAAGAGATCCGCACCATTCTGGCTTCCACCGATGTCAAGGCGCGCCTGTTTGCCCTGGGCGCCGAGCCGATGGACATGACACCGTCCGCATTCAAGAGTTTCATTGCGGCGGACACCAAAAAATGGACTGCCGTGGTCAAGGCTTCCGGCGCCACGGTGGACTGACCCCAAGGTGCCGCAAGCTTTTATTTCTCATGGCAACCGACCTGCTTGATGCACAAACGCTGAAGCAGGCATGTTCGGGCAGTCCTGCCGGAACATGCGTCTGCTCGCTGGGTGCCTGCCGCAACTGGGAGAGCTTTACCGAAGACCGCTGGCCGGCCAAATCGGTCCGGCGCCTTGGAACCTTGCGTGATCCGGCCATCGACGAGCCGACCGTGGAAGAGTTCCATCCCGATGGCACGCGCTACGATTCTGCGGACGCGCCACTGGCGGTGGCATTTTTCCCCTGCAACCGAAGTGATGCCTACGCCTGCGGCCAGTGTGGCCGCACCCTGCTGAGGTACACGGAATATGGCGGCTACTATGTTGATCACCGTGTCCGCGAGGTTCTGCCGGAGCTGATCGTCTAGGCCGGCCTCAACTGGCTTGCCAGATCACCTTTTTGCCCGAGGCTTCCCAGCGTTCGTAGTTGGCTGAGTAAATGTCCTCGATGCGGTTGCGCTTGACCTTGAAGGTTGGCGTGATGATGTCGTTGTCCACGGTCCAGGCCGTGGTCACGATCACGAGGCACGCAAGCTGCTCATGCGGGTCCAGCGTGGCGTTGACGCCTTTCAGGTGCTCGCTGAGCGAGGCTTCCAGTTCGGTGCGCGCGGCCGCATCCCGGCTGCGCGCCACCGCTTCGGCATTGAGCATCACGATGCCCAGCGGCCGGCCCAGATTGGCGCCGGTCACCACGCAGGCTTCGACCGCCTCGTGCATCACCAGCTTGTCCTCGATGGGCGCGGGCGCAATGTACTTGCCCTTGCTGGTCTTGAACAGATCCTTGACGCGCCCGGTGATGTGCAGGTTGCCCCGCGCGTCCAGCTGCCCCTTGTCGCCCGTGCGCAGCCAGCCGTCTTCGGTGAAGGCGGCGCGGCTTTGCACCGGATCCTTGTAGTAGCCCATCATCAGCGCGGGGCTGCGCATCTGGATTTCGCCGGTCTCGGGGTCTATTCGATCCTCCACGCCGGGGTAGGCCGGCCCCACCGTGCCTTCCTGGTTGGTGCCTGGCACCGTGAGGTGCGAAACGGCCAGGTTTTCAGTCAGGCCGTAGCCCTCGTTGATGGGCAGTCCGAGCTTGCGGTACCAGCTCAGCAGCGCCAGGGGCATGGGTGCCGCGCCGCCCGCCGCGATGCGGCATTGGTCCAGTCCCAGCGCCTTGAGCACCTTGCGCCGCACCAGTGCGCCGATGACCGGAATCGACAGCAGCAACTGGAGTCTGGCCGGCGGTATCTTGTGATGCACGCCTTGCTGGAACTTGACCCACAGCCGTGGCACCGAGAAAAAGATGGTCGGCCTGGCGCGCTGCAAGTCGGCGGGAAAGGTGTCTATCGATTCGGCAAAGTAAAGCCGCATGCCGGTGCGCAGCCAGCCGTGCTCGACCAGCACGCGCTCGACAACGTGGGCCAGCGGCAGGTACGACAGCATCCGGTCCTGGCCTGTCAGGTCGATGCGTGTGATGCCGGCATCCAGCGCCCAGGCAAAACTGCCGAAGCTTTGCATCACGCCCTTGGGCCGGCCGGTGGTGCCCGAGGTGTAAATCAGCGTGGCGAGTTCTTCGGCACCCCGAACCAACTCGCCCTGCAGGGGCGCCTGGCGTGCGCAGATGGCATCCCAGCCATCGTGGTTGTTGAGGACATCGGGCGGCGACAGCGGGTAGCTGATGCAGGGCAGGCCGCCTGGCACGCCGGGCTTCATGTTCTCCCAGGCATCGAGCTTGCCGACAAAGCAGGCTTTGGCTTCACTGTGGGTGAGTATGTGCGCGATGGTGTCGGGCGCCAGCGTGGGATAGAGCGGCACCGAAACATGACCGGCCATCCAGATGGCCAGGTCGCTCATGAGCCACCAGGCGCAGTTCTTGGACAGGATGGCGACGTTCGAGCCCGGCTCCCAGCCCTGCGCCTTCAGGTGCGCGGCCATGCGACGCACCTGGTCGGCCACCTGGCTCCAGGTGTAATCCTGGATCACGCCGCCGCCCATGGGCTGGGTCAGGGTGACTTGATGAGGGGCTGCTTTTTCCCAGTGGTACAGGCGCTGCAGCGCCAGCATGTCGGGCGAAACAGGGTTCATCGCGCAGGTCTCCTCTCGTTGTTATAAGGGCAGGCAGTGTGCCTTTGCCGATTGAGCGTTTCAACCGCCTGGATGTCAATCCCCTGATTCGTACGGAGGCCTTTGGACCTCCTTTGCATACCTCCTGATGGACCCTGCGTTGTGACGCGATTCCCGGAAACTGGGCAGAGGAACATTTTTTCAGCCGCAATATCGAATAATGCTCATGCATCAGGAGTGCGCCATGAAGATCGTTAAAACTGTTTCCAGCCTGGCTGCCGCCGCGCTGCTGATGGCCGGTTGTGCTTTCAGGCCGGTGCAGCCGGGCATGTCGCGCGACCAGGTTCTGGCAAGCTACGGTACGCCGATGCGCATCGTGCCCGTGGGTTCGGGGACGCGGCTGCAGTATTCCAGGCAGCCCGCCGGCCAGAGCGTCGTGATGGTCGATCTGGACGCTGCCGGCAAGGTGGTGGCGGTACGGGAGGTCATGACGCCCCAGGAGTTTGCAAGGGTCGAGCCCGGCAAATGGACCCGCGAGGACGTGGAGCGCGAGTTTGGCCCGCCGGCAAGGGTTGACCGGGTGGCGTCATGGCCCGGCGACATCATGAATTACCGCTGGCGCGAGAACAACATTCAGGACATGTTTTTCTGGGTCTATCTGGACGCCGGCAACCGGGTTCAGCGTACCGGGCAGGGCATGGAAATCCCGATGCGGATGCATTTCAAGGACTGAAGCTTGATGTCATTCCACCGCGCGGCCAATTTCAGGCCAGTGGTGGTGCAGGTACACCCAGGCGACGAGTCCGATGGACATCATGCCCAGCGACACCGCAGCCAGGGCCGGCGTGGAATGCATCACCAGCGGTGCGATGACGCCGGCCACCAGTCCGTTGGCCGTGGAGCCGATACACGCCTGCAGCGAAGACGCCATGCCGCGCCGCTCGGGATACAGGTCAAGCACCAGCAGCGTGACCACCGGCACCATCAGCGCCCAGCCAAAGGCAAACACCGCAATCGGAAGCAGCGCCCACGACGCATGGGCCGTGAACAGCAGATTGGCAACGAGGTTCAGCACCGAAGTCACCAGCATGATGACAAAGCCGTGGCGGATCTGCTTTTTGGGTGCTATCTTGCCGGCCAGGCGACCGCTCAGCCAGGCGCCTGACATGATGCCGGAGATGGTCAGCACAAAGAACCAGAAAAACTGCGTCGGCTGCAAGGCCAGATGCTCGCCCAGAAACGCTGGCGCCGCGAGCACATACAGAAACATGCCGTTGAACGGCACGCCGCTGGCCAGCGCCAGCAGCAAAAAGCGCGGGCTCGAACCCAGTTGCCAGTAGCCGCGCATCAGGTGCCGCACTTCAAAGGGCTGGCGCGCGTCAGGCTGCAGGGTTTCAGGCAGGAATCTGTAGTTGGTCACCCAGAGCACGAGGCCGACTCCGGTCAGGAACCAGAAAATGCTGTGCCAGCCCAGATGCACGAACAGCCAGCCGCCCACAATCGGCGCCAGCGCCGGCGCCACGCCGAAATAGATGGTGACCTGGCTCATGACCTGCTGCGCCTGCGCGGGCGGAAACATGTCGCGGATCACGGCGCGCGAGACCACAATGCCGGCGCCGGTTGACAAGCCCTGCATGGCCCGGAACAGCACCAGCAGGCCCACGTTTTGCGACAGCGCGCAGCCCGCCGAGGCGAGCGTGAACATGGCAATGCCCCAGAGCACCACCGGGCGGCGGCCAAAACTGTCGGCCAGCGCGCCATGGAACAGGTTCATGAAGGCAAAGCCGAACAGGTAGGCCGACAGCGTCTGCTGCATTTCCACCGGCGTGGCGCCCAGCGACAGCGCCATGCCGGAAAAGGCCGGGATGTAGGTGTCGATGGAAAACGGCCCGAGCATGCCGAGCACGGCCAGCAGGGCGGCAAGCGTCCAGCGCGGGCCGCGCCAGAGCTGGTCGGCGTTGGGGTTCATTCGTTTTTAAGCTTTAACGCCGTGTCATAGAGTTCGTTGCGCGACGCGCCGGTGATGTCTGCTGTCAGCTTGACGGCGGTTTTCAGAGGCAACTCGGCCAGCAGCAGTTGCAGAACCCGAAGGCTGTCGTCAACGCCTTCGTGCGGGCTTGACGCATGCAGCACCAGCGCAAATTCGCCCCGGGTGCGCTGTGGCCCGGCGTCCAGCCAGGCGGCAAAATCCTGCGCGGGCAGGGTGGCGATTTCCTCGAACTGCTTGGTCAGCTCGCGCCCGACGGTGATGAGCCGGCCCTGCAGCACGGCCAAAGCGCGGGCCAGCGCCTCGATGCGGTGCGGCGCTTCAAGGATCACCGTGGCACGGGAATCGGTTCGCAACAACGCGATGGCCTGGTCGCGCTCGCCGGCCTTGCTGGGCAAAAAGCCGGCAAAGACAAAACTGCTGCCGTTGTCGGCGCTGCCTTCGGCGCGCGTCACGCCGGCGGCGCTGAGCACGGTGGTCACGCTGCTGGCGCCGGGCAAGGGCATGACCTTGAACCCGGCGGCCCGCACCGCCGCCACCAGGCGCGCGCCGGGGTCGCTGACGGCAGGCGTTCCGGCATCGCTGACATAAGCCACGCGCTCGCCGCGCTGCAAGCGTTCCACCACCAGCCCGGCGGCTTCGGCTTCATTGTGCTGGTGCACGGCCAGCAGGGGTTTGTCGATGCCATACTGGCGCAGCAGCGGCTGCGTGTGGCGCTTGTCCTCGCAGGCGATGGCATCCACCAGCTGCAGCACATGCAGGGCGCGAAGCGTGATGTCGGCCAGGTTGCCGATGGGGGTGGCCACGACATACAGCGTGGCTTGCGGATAATGCTGCATGCCCGCTGCGGCGCGTGCGGTGTCCAGGGCCAGTTCGAAAGAAGCGTTCAATGTGGTTTTCCAGAAAACAGGCGGTTAATGTTGCGCCCAAGAGCACTGCAGGCGGTGCCGCAGCGTTGCCGAAGCAGGTTACCACCAAGTCGCGCGGGGACGCGGCCGAGTCTGCCGCGCGGGCCTATCTGGTCGGCGCCGGCCTGCGATGGATCGAGTCCAATTATCGGACACCGGGGCGCGGCGGCGGCGAGATTGACCTCGTCATGCGCGTACCCGATGGCACGCTGGTGTTTGTCGAGGTCCGCCAGCGCAGCAGCGCTTCGCATGGCGGCGCCGGCGCCAGCATCAGCGCCGTCAAGCAGCGGCGCATCATTTTTGCGGCGCGGCATTATTTGATGCGCTTTGCCAGCCTGCCGCCTTGCCGTTTCGATGTGGTGCTAGTCCATGGCGCGCTTTCCGGGGGTGAAAGTCCACAGGCCACTATCGAATGGCTGCCTGCGGCATTTGACGCCTCTTGACTTTGAACGTCGGGGGTGTCATGGCCAGGGAATTTGTAACCATACCTTCCCGGCGCCCCGGGCGGGCCTTTTGCCGACGCTGTTGCGCGTCATGACCCGCTATCATCAGCCCATGCTTGAACAACGAATCGAACAGCAATTCATCGACAGCGCCGACCTCAAATACCAGGCCGCGCAAGTCTTGTCCAAACCCATTGCCGCAGCGGTGCATGCCATTTTGGCCAGTGTCACCAGCGGCAACAAGGTGCTGGCCTGCGGCAATGGCGGCTCGGCCGCTGATGCCCAGCACTTCGCCGCTGAATTCGTGGGCCGCTACGAACGCGAGCGGCCCGAACTTGGCGCGATTGCCCTGACGACCGACAGCTCCATCATCACGGCGATTGCCAATGATTACGATTTCAGCGTGATTTTCTCCAAACAGGTGCGCGCCCTGGGCGTGGCCGGCGACGTGCTGCTGGCCATCAGCACCAGCGGCAACTCGGCCAATGTGCTGGCCGCTGTCGAGGCGGCGCATGAGCGCGACATGACGGTGGTGGCGCTGACCGGCCGGGGCGGCGGCAAGATGAACCAGGCCCTGCGCGAAACCGATGTGCATATCTGCGTGCCGCATGAGCGCACGGCCCGCATTCAGGAAGTGCATTCCCTCGTCATCCACTGCATTTGCGACGGCGTGGATACCCAGTTGCTTGGTGATCAGGAGTCTTCGGCATGAACCATGGTGTGATGAAGCGGCTGGCCTGCTCGGTCGGCGCGGCGGTGCTGCTCACGGGTGCGCTCAGTGCGTGCGTCGGCCCCTTGATCGTGGGTGGCGCCATGGTGGGCGGTTCAATGGTGGCCACGGACCGCCGAACCTCGGGCGCACAGCTTGACGACGAGGC comes from Polaromonas naphthalenivorans CJ2 and encodes:
- a CDS encoding multidrug effflux MFS transporter codes for the protein MNPNADQLWRGPRWTLAALLAVLGMLGPFSIDTYIPAFSGMALSLGATPVEMQQTLSAYLFGFAFMNLFHGALADSFGRRPVVLWGIAMFTLASAGCALSQNVGLLVLFRAMQGLSTGAGIVVSRAVIRDMFPPAQAQQVMSQVTIYFGVAPALAPIVGGWLFVHLGWHSIFWFLTGVGLVLWVTNYRFLPETLQPDARQPFEVRHLMRGYWQLGSSPRFLLLALASGVPFNGMFLYVLAAPAFLGEHLALQPTQFFWFFVLTISGIMSGAWLSGRLAGKIAPKKQIRHGFVIMLVTSVLNLVANLLFTAHASWALLPIAVFAFGWALMVPVVTLLVLDLYPERRGMASSLQACIGSTANGLVAGVIAPLVMHSTPALAAVSLGMMSIGLVAWVYLHHHWPEIGRAVE
- a CDS encoding membrane protein; the encoded protein is MKIVKTVSSLAAAALLMAGCAFRPVQPGMSRDQVLASYGTPMRIVPVGSGTRLQYSRQPAGQSVVMVDLDAAGKVVAVREVMTPQEFARVEPGKWTREDVEREFGPPARVDRVASWPGDIMNYRWRENNIQDMFFWVYLDAGNRVQRTGQGMEIPMRMHFKD
- a CDS encoding phosphoheptose isomerase; its protein translation is MLEQRIEQQFIDSADLKYQAAQVLSKPIAAAVHAILASVTSGNKVLACGNGGSAADAQHFAAEFVGRYERERPELGAIALTTDSSIITAIANDYDFSVIFSKQVRALGVAGDVLLAISTSGNSANVLAAVEAAHERDMTVVALTGRGGGKMNQALRETDVHICVPHERTARIQEVHSLVIHCICDGVDTQLLGDQESSA
- a CDS encoding YraN family protein; this encodes MWFSRKQAVNVAPKSTAGGAAALPKQVTTKSRGDAAESAARAYLVGAGLRWIESNYRTPGRGGGEIDLVMRVPDGTLVFVEVRQRSSASHGGAGASISAVKQRRIIFAARHYLMRFASLPPCRFDVVLVHGALSGGESPQATIEWLPAAFDAS
- the rsmI gene encoding 16S rRNA (cytidine(1402)-2'-O)-methyltransferase: MQHYPQATLYVVATPIGNLADITLRALHVLQLVDAIACEDKRHTQPLLRQYGIDKPLLAVHQHNEAEAAGLVVERLQRGERVAYVSDAGTPAVSDPGARLVAAVRAAGFKVMPLPGASSVTTVLSAAGVTRAEGSADNGSSFVFAGFLPSKAGERDQAIALLRTDSRATVILEAPHRIEALARALAVLQGRLITVGRELTKQFEEIATLPAQDFAAWLDAGPQRTRGEFALVLHASSPHEGVDDSLRVLQLLLAELPLKTAVKLTADITGASRNELYDTALKLKNE
- a CDS encoding Bug family tripartite tricarboxylate transporter substrate binding protein gives rise to the protein MKRHFLRTIPALIALSVSPLFAAAQAAWPAKPITLVSPYAPGGTTDLLARLLASKLQGVLGQTVIVENKGGAGGNIGTDYVSKSKPDGYTFLVASSGPLVIAPSLYPKLPYQPNLDFTPVAPLASAAFVIAVNPGSGLTSVKDIIAKAKAGNLSFASAGSGTPQHIIGEMFNVQAGVKIQHIPYKGSGPAMNDLVGGQVPMTFENPVPIMPQVKAGKLKVLAVTSAKRSAAFPDIPTVSELGLKGFDAQPWYGVLGPAGVPAEVVERMNKEIRTILASTDVKARLFALGAEPMDMTPSAFKSFIAADTKKWTAVVKASGATVD
- a CDS encoding DUF2946 family protein produces the protein MDDIVKQAIAKWPNVPDCYGWLGLDARGNWYMRDDRAQSAGPFALVGDADRHAASKGSLLKHDKLIDFIQRNYESDASGRWFFQNGPQRVYVELEATPFIWRVHAAAGFSVTAHTGQPARVQRCVLDEDGRLYLETDLGFGLVHTQDMMYAADAVEQGLWVPQEFPAADLPARFGYVRTPRALQNT
- a CDS encoding c-type cytochrome translates to MSANDHTTAHAEAHTGPIKTPKQLLAAVFFSFVVPVFAIIGLVYYVASADKPLAGADDAERAVAERIQKVGMVEIRDANRPLRTGEEVYKGQCIACHGTGAAGSPKFGDAAAWAPRISTGYDALLHSALKGKGAMAAQSGGDFQDIEIGRAVVYMTTAAGGKFAEPAVPAAGAADAPAADAAAATPAAAPVTAVAATPAAATAPAATAKVAATDTGAGEALYKQACFACHGAGVAGAPKFGDKAAWAPRIQTGVDALTASAIKGKGAMPPKGGSAASDADIHLAVVYMVSAVK
- a CDS encoding AMP-binding protein — protein: MNPVSPDMLALQRLYHWEKAAPHQVTLTQPMGGGVIQDYTWSQVADQVRRMAAHLKAQGWEPGSNVAILSKNCAWWLMSDLAIWMAGHVSVPLYPTLAPDTIAHILTHSEAKACFVGKLDAWENMKPGVPGGLPCISYPLSPPDVLNNHDGWDAICARQAPLQGELVRGAEELATLIYTSGTTGRPKGVMQSFGSFAWALDAGITRIDLTGQDRMLSYLPLAHVVERVLVEHGWLRTGMRLYFAESIDTFPADLQRARPTIFFSVPRLWVKFQQGVHHKIPPARLQLLLSIPVIGALVRRKVLKALGLDQCRIAAGGAAPMPLALLSWYRKLGLPINEGYGLTENLAVSHLTVPGTNQEGTVGPAYPGVEDRIDPETGEIQMRSPALMMGYYKDPVQSRAAFTEDGWLRTGDKGQLDARGNLHITGRVKDLFKTSKGKYIAPAPIEDKLVMHEAVEACVVTGANLGRPLGIVMLNAEAVARSRDAAARTELEASLSEHLKGVNATLDPHEQLACLVIVTTAWTVDNDIITPTFKVKRNRIEDIYSANYERWEASGKKVIWQAS
- a CDS encoding high-potential iron-sulfur protein produces the protein MKSNRRTFVIQSVMSAGILATTRLAQAQAPAPLVQDSDPQAVALGYKSDATKADKAKYPKYAAGQQCANCALYQGKPTDAAGACPLFAGKQVGAKAWCSAWAKKA